The Etheostoma cragini isolate CJK2018 chromosome 22, CSU_Ecrag_1.0, whole genome shotgun sequence genome segment GCATGAGCATTATGTTGCATGGGCCTATTGTTATAATAATGTGTTTCTTGTGAATTTTCCTATGTATGACTGTGTTAACCTTCACTTCTCCATTGTATAGTGCTGTCTTCTATTTATTAACAGTAGTGGGCTTTATCAAATCAGCATGGAGAGTAGGTATTCTCTTTACTGAAAGCTACAATCTTCCTGCCTAAAATTTTCAacatattcttttatttatagaGTGGTCTTTTGCAAAATGAGAAGGTAAGAGATGTACACAGCTCAGTAACACCATGTCAACATTGTCCCCACCACCTTCCTCTgtcagtcaaaaaaaaagtgcaaatgtTTGCAATGGTACAGATGCAAATTTGTACTCAAAGGATGTTACAGGGTTTTCTATTAAGACAGCTACCCAGTTAGACCACCTGCCCCCAGAGCCTCGGGCTGATCatgttacattttatgttaCATATGTGGTATTTATAGTTACATGATTTTCTCGACATGTAGATAGATGTCAGATACAGGCTGCCGGTTTCTCTGCTAAATATGACGACTAATGGAGTATCTCACTGAAAATAAGATATTTAGCTTTACATCACGGATGGAGTAGAAAAAATGAAGAATTAGCCGTTTAGAAgtattttagttgttgttttgtgtccatATTGGAAtaaccttttttatatataagcAAATAGCTTGATGATATTTATGACTTCAGTGCTTTTATTCTGTTAGTAATCAGTTAACTATTTACATGTACTAGTGTTTTCTGTCTTACTTTTAAAGGATAATTCAATTTTTCCAGTCTATTAAAGGGCATATACGCTACGTCACTGTGGACCAATTTACCAAAGCATTCAATATGTTTGGTCTTCTCCAATCTTCAGAAGTCTTGACAGTTGCTTTACATAAGCGATGCATTATAGTGAGCATTTAGTTGCCTTTTTTGCTCCAATTTACATGAATTTAGATGACacattgttgtttctttcttgATTGTCTTCTGCTTTTAATTTTTGGACAGCATAGCTCAGGATACACTAGCTATTTCTGAAATTTACTGGACTCTTTGAATCTATTTTATAAATGATCCCAGCTAAGTGATAATGTAACCTTGATGAGGAGAAAGACACTGGATCTCAAGCCAGTTTCATGTCAAGACAACATAGTATTCTTTGGAATTAGGTCAGAATGATGTAAAATATATGTGATTTAATAGTTTCAAATCATTCAAAACCAGTTGGGTACTTGGTACAACTACCTTTTATAAAACGGTGCCTTTATGGAAGGACTGGTTACTGAGGCAGTGATTAGGTTCGGTGGATTAAAATGGTTATCCCTTTTATCCTTTACCTCCCTGAATATTTCCGTTATTATGCATCAGAGAACACACTGTGAGACTTcgatccctctctctctgctcccaACAGATGAGAACTTCACTCTCAAACACGACAGAGCCTTCCTGTTGTCGATGGCCAATCGTGGGAAGGACACCAATGGTTCGCAGTTTTTCATGTGAGTAACATAAGTAAATCAAATCACTCTGCACCTTTTTTAATAACTATACCATTTAACTGACAGGtcacatacattatttattggCTTTCTGTcccttttgaaaatgtagaGTAGAATTTGTCAATGAGTGTGGACGTCATCAGTCCCCGCTCTGTGTGCTGTTAAATTTTCAAAGTGCAGAGAAACATGGATTCATTCTTTTTTACCTataaatgtgttacattttttctcttgCCGTTTTTGTGTAAAATTTACAGAAACTCTAGCATCCTGCTCTTCCAAGGTAATGTGTCTCCAAggctgtgtttttctctctctctctctctctctctctctgtctcctgacTGTATTTATCATTCAGTAGTATGTATTCTGCAAAGTGCAGTGtttattttggatttgttttaaacaatattCACAAATAAAGGCTTGAGGTTTTGGCTATCCAGACTTCCTTTATCACCACACCAGGTTGGCACCCTTTGTTAGAAATGAATAAAACCTTTGAAACATAAAGGAGGAAATTTAAACAGACTGTCCATATTTGTATGATCAAATATTTCTCACTCTGTTGTTAAGGGATGTTATTGCCTGATTATGGTTGTTTATGGCTTGTAAGTCCAAATTACAAGTGTTTTCTTAATATATATCATTAAACAAATGTCTGACAAATTCTAtaccctttttctttttgttttgagatGTGTTCCTGCGAAACCGTAGTACCTGcactttgttgatgttttttgtgtattctctttcttttctttcttttttcttcttttctcatgACCCTACCTGCCATTGGTTGACCTCCCTTCTTTGCTGGATTTTCCACAAACAGCACGACCAGAACAGCACCTCATCTCGACGGGTAAAATCTAATCTCACTTTGGCACTTACCGTAGGCATTACAATGGTCTTTACAGTTCATAGTGAACCTTCACTTCTTACTGGATTTTCCCATATTtaactgaattattttttaacagaattTCTTTATactgtttaacattttggtgtgtgtgacggtgtgtttgtgtatgataCGTTGAGAAAGAGTGAATATTTTCAAGGCTTTTGAAGACATTGGAATCACATAACAGTCAAATCGCTGTATAGTTGTAACCGGCATCAATCTTTTCTGCCTTTGCACAGAGTCCATGTCGTCTTTGGTCTGGTGATCTCCGGCTTTGAAGTGATAAAGAAGGTCGAGGGGCTGAAGACTGATTCAGCCAGCAGACCCTACGCTGATGTGAGAGTGATAGACTGCGGACAACTTATCACCAAGTCCGCTAATGATGGTAAGCAGAGCAACTGATCTGCAATTTCTtgaagggttagggttagctttattaaaaaacactttgttatCAGACCCAGGGTATTATCCTTACCCTGGGTGTGGCACTCTGCCCCAAGCTATTAAAACTTAATAAATGtgtcataaatacatttaattgtttcattttacaaaaGGCTCAGTAATTGAATTCTTAAAAACAACTGGCCACTGTTGTTTCTAGGAAATGCTACTTAAACAGGAGTAcatggggactattttcagctactacttaaaagtttatttttctcatttatgtgtttgtatatcaTTTtgggacaacaatggagctcagAGGAATAAGCAACATCAGGCTTTGGATACTTAATTAAGAAAGATATCGCCAGAATTTTGACCTGCTGCTGTATAAAAACATCTCTAGAGCAGGGAGATTTAATATATTGGCACACAGACCGGGATAGGTAATGCCTGGTGTATATTCAAACAACCGCTTAAATAGATTATctagttttaaatatttttaaatagttatCCATTGTCCGTTATGTATATAAGCTTCTACCTTGTTGtattctctgttgtttttgtctacTGTGGGAAATACCGTGTGCTGCCTGTTATTGCAACTGGGTCATATTCTGGGTCACTCTGTAAGAGGTTGGTATTTTAATGTCAGCATTTCCCGTCTGGCATTAGTAACGGTGCGTGTTAACTGATCTTCTGTTTAATGAGGTTCAGCAAGGTGATCTCTGCGAAGTTCGGATGGCATCTGCCCACCTGACTCTGCCAGGCCTGCTTTCATTGACCCCAACATACCAAAACGAATCAAACAAAGCCTCAGTTGTTGTAGTGTTACACCACCCTGAAAGTGACTCCTGGCATTTGATCTTTCCTTCTTACTGTTACTAAGAAGcctttttcaaatgaaatgtcCTGTATACTGTTATGTTTCTGGCTTCAGTTCTTGAAAGCAAGAGGAAAAGAACCTCTGATTCTTCGGACTCGTCCCTCGATTCCCATGACTCGTCCTCTCAGTTCTCCTCTTCAGGGGGATCTGAAAATGAATCGgatgaaaagcaaaaacatcacAAGCACAAGGGACATGCAAAGAGTAAACGgtctaaaaagaaaaggagggaatcaaagaaggagaaaaacattgatgttctgccaaggtatttaaaaaaaaaaaatctttgttcaTGATCACATCTTTACATCCTTTTATAATTACTCACATGTACCACAAAAGATCCAGTCTGATCAGTATCACCAAGTCTATTAAAAGTAGTGACGTGATTCACTGTCAGCTTTGAGAGCTAAGAGACGGGCTGGTTTTTTGCataacaaaatattgttttgcatGTTGTGTCGGTTGAAGCTTTCACAGTCCTGTGGAAAGAGAGATGATGCAGGGAGACGATgaaggggaggaagagaaggagcagagtgggaggagagagaagccGGTAGTCCGACCAGAGGAAATCCCTCCGGTGCCAGAGAATCGCTTCTTGCTGCGACGGGACATGCCATCTCAGGAAGATAAAACGGAGATGTCAGTTTTTTGGGAATATATTTCAGTTCATGCATTAAACAGGATACATAACCCTAGGCGTTTACTTTGAATTTTGATAATTTCAGAGTTGAGAAAGAAGAAACATCTCTTGCAACTGACCAGAAACCAGCAGTCTCCAAGTCTGGACGGAAGATTAAAGGCAGAGGAACAATGGTATGCTCACCTCAACTAAGATCAGAGATTTGTCAGTTCGTATGTAGGTGTTTCTTTATTAATTGTGGTAGTAGTCTGCTTCTTATTCTATCTGATCCACTATAACTTATTCCGAGGGCCAATATTTATACACTACTGATGTCAAGGGGTTGCAAGTAGACATTGCTTCCTTATCAGGGGTCACAACCCCAAAGGGTGGGAAGCATTGATGTAAAGAATTGACCTACATCTACATCAATGACCCCAGAAACAAACTcttaatttttagttttctctATGGTCATGCCTGCATTACTTTTTGCCACTATTCTGCATTCTGTATTCTTAATGAAAATCACAAGTTGCCTAAGGCAAAGAATCTTTAAGCACAGCCTCGGCAAGCTCCTTTTTAAGAGTTTTGGCCTATGCTTAGTAATGCAATTTGAAGTAtcaatacttttttacttttttttgcagcGATATCACACCCCCACAAGGTCTAAATCGCGCTCTGCATCTGTGGAAGAACGTGGTAGCAGTGAAACTCCACCACACTGGAAAGAAGAGATGAAGCGAACCAAAGTTTATCAACCCCCAAGCATCGAGAGGTGGAGCAAAGGAGACAAGTAGGGCTTAATCTTTTACTTTGTAACATGGaacatcatttttgtttttccttcatgCATCTTTTGAATTAACAGATTGAATGACCATTCCTCATGCAGATGGGAGGACAGAAGCGACTCTGCATGGTCCCGGTCTGCAGAACACTCCTCAGACCGCAGCTCTGAGAGGTCCAGCCTGCACCGCCAAcacaagaaagagaagaagaaagccaAACACAAGAAGAAAGCCAAAAAACGGAAGCATGGCAAGAAGAAGAGCTCTAAGAACAAGCCACAAATGCCTCGTCTGTCGTCTGTGGGTGAAAGGTCAGGGTCTTCAGAACGAAAGTCCAGAAGATCCCGCTCTCTATCACGCTCCTCTTCAAATCAGCATCATTCGTCAACTCGGAGGAGACAGCGGTCCTCGCTGTCTTTCAGAGACTCACGTTCCTACTCTAGGTCTTACACATCCAGTCAGTCCAGATCTAGAGGGCGGTCCAGGTCTTATTCAAGATCCAGAAGCCTTTCTAGGTCCAGAAGTCGGTCTTTGTCTAGATCCAGATCTCAGTCCTATTCTCGATCCCGGTCTAGATCTAGGTACAGATCTAGGTCTTTGTCTCCACCCAGAAAGAAGAGTCCATCCAGATcccagagaaagaggaaagccAGCAAGCCCAATGCGGACGCCATGATGTCAGAGAAACTTCCAGAGAGCAAAGTCAAACCTGTCCATAGACTGTCAAGTGTCCCAACTACTGAAAGTGTCCCTGTGATCCCAATGAGCGACAGTCCCCCACCCTCACGCTGGAAACCTGGTCAAAAGCCCTGGAAACCCTCTTACATCCACATTCAGGAGATTAAAGCTAAAGTAGCTTCTAGCTCCTCCACTGTACAAACAGTAGCTAGTGTTACAGAAAAAGCTTCTGTTAAACCAAAGGTTCTGCCAGGTGACTCTGAAAGCCACAAATCGGCAGGGCGCTCACACAGCAGGTCCTCAAGAAGCAAGTCCTGCAGCCGCTCATACAGCCGCTCAAAGAGCAAAAGTTACAGTAGGTCCAGGTCCAGATCCCCTCACCAGTATAACAGCAGGTCATCCTCCATCAGCAAACCAGACTCTGAAAACGCCCAGAAAACGTGTGTCAACAAGAGGAGTTCACTAGACAAGGAATGGAAAGAGTATTACAGCTCTCTGAGGAGGATAAAAAATTTAGACAAGTACATTTCACTCCCCAGCAGTCAAGATGCTCAGTCAGCATCAGAGAAAGAGCATAGTCCTGATATCAGTGTCTCAGGGAGAAGTGGCTCCTTGGAGAAAGGGGGCTCACAGGATCAAGAGACAAAGCATTACAGCTCAATGCTGCCGGAGAGCTTTAATAGCAAGTCTGAATGGGATAGTGACAGTGATAAAGTTGGCCAAAGCAACAGTGCAAAGCAGAAACAAGCAGTTCAGTCCAGTAAATCTCTTGACAAAAAGGTGTCTGCTCCTACTGGATGGAATTCAGAAAGTGATTCAGAAAATATAACCGCCAGGACATTGGCCATATCtgaaaaagaggaaggggaggcTAGTTCCGAATCAGAATATGAGACTATCAAAAAGACGTCTGAGGCAGTGACTGTGCTGGAACgcaaaactgctgctgctgcttctggtCAGCCGGAGGAAAGTGGGGAAAAGGCCGCAGAGCCAGAGAAGCACAGGAGCAAGAAGAAGGCTAAACGTAAGCATAAACACAAGAGAAGAAGTGAGAACAAAAGCAGTTCCCATCACAGTAAGGACAAAGGAAAGAGATTGAAGAGACAACATCAGAAGCTCAAAGAATCATTTCACTGGCAGCCTCCTTTAGAGTTcggggaggaggaagaagaggatgaaTCAAAACGAGAGAAACATAGTCCTGGTAGAGTTGTCAAAGAAAGGCCTGGTTTAGGcattgtgagtaaaaaaatgACTAGCGAAAAAGAGCAGCCACAACAGAGTGCAAAAGAATGTATcaacaaaaacccaaaacacactGACCCTCATCTTCAGTCATCCAACAGGAACGGTGCTAATTTACCGAAAGAGCAAGAGTCCTTAGATGATATGGACATTTGTACCCCGGAGCATGATGCTGAAATTGTAGAACCTCTACACACACTGGATGCTTACTATAACTCCCCTGAATTAACTCTAAAATCTACCTCGAAGTCTTCAGATATGGCAAGTGGAGATCGTGCTTTACCTCCTAGCAAAGAACAACCGTCTGTTACCTCCACAACAACAGCTGGACTTCAAGAAGAAGCAGCCACTGGCCAACCTGTTGGCACTGTAATTCATTTCAAATGGAGGCCTTTAAAGGGAATGTCAGCTCTACAGAACCTGAATGTGCCGCCCGTCACCACAAAAAACGTCCAACTTCAAGAGAACCAGACCCCCAACCAGCAGGGAGTAAGAATGGAGATAAAAAGCAAAAGCCGGGTCCGACCGGGATCTCTGTTTGACGAGGTTCGTAAGACCGCACGGCTCTACCAGAGGCCGAGGAACCAGGAGAGCTCCAGCGAGGAGAGATCCACCTCTGTGGGAAATACAAGGGGAACGTCACGCACACGATCCCAGAAGAAGTCGCGCTCCATTTCAAGTCACCGGTCCCGCTCCAGAGGCTGGTCACATTCCTACAGCCGGTCCAGGAGCAGGTCCCGCAGCTCCAGCTCCTCTACCAGGTAAGACAAAAATCcttttgattaaataaagaGCGGGATGGCACCTTTTGGCAAATCTTTGTAAATGCTGAAGAGGCTTTTTGGACAAGGTTGTTAATAAGTGATCAACTTGATGTGAAGTATTTAGTCTAGAAGCTCAAATCTGTATCTGCAGTACAGAGCTGTTTGTTCTAGCTTGGTTAAAGGTCTTTTATAATGCAATGTAATTCTTTTAGGAGTCGTAGCAGGAGTCTGCGGAGACGTGGAAGAGGACGGTCGCGCTCTCGTAGCAGCACATATCGAAGTTACAGGAGTCACAGGTACACCCCGAAACAATTATTTTGTGATGAAcaatttttgtattcatttttaacacCGTCCCGCCATATCCAAAAATAGAGTAACTACAATATTCAAGACCTACAACAAAATAGACAACACATTACCAACCAAATAAACGTTTGCATAAATAACAAAACCATAAGCCCATCATACACGTCTTACTGGCACAAAGCTTCTTAGAGCCCTCCAGAAAACCCACTCTTAAATGCGGACGGGACACCTAACGGGGCCCACTGGGGAGGGGTAAACAACATAAGAAGAAACCTTGTAGATCTGGAGGTTTCAGCTTCATGctctatattttacatttcagccCGATAGACTCCTGAGCAccattgtgtattttatttatgattgGTCTTGAAGTATCTTTTTAAGACtacttctgtctttttctttcagtcGGACGTACAGTAGAAGTCATTCCAGAAGTCGCTCCCATCATCGCCGTCGGAGATCCAGGTCCTGGAGCTATTTAACTGACACTcagaaatataaatgtttaagTGTTCATGTGAGAGATCACTGAGGTCTTTCGAGTCCAGATATCCATATGattatgtttatatgtatacagtatactcaGGTTCAAACACCACAATCTCATttgtagggctgggtaccgaattcaATACTTCTTAGGCACTGACAGAATTGCCTCTAAAgcataaaatctaaaaatgcctcgtcattcaagaCCTAAGGAGTAAATATCATCAGAGTGAGTGAGCCAATAAGCGTGCAGCATGCTTCTAACCAGATGAAATTATGTTTGTGATGGGCTTTCTAGCATTACACGTCTTAGAGACtcgcaggaaaaactctacatTATGTACAGAGACAGGGCTCACGTGGTAGGAGctgacaaataaatacaaagatttgttgtaaattatttttgtttcataaaattggtattgatGAAAGTATCCTAAAGGAACTGGTATCGATATTTTTCACCCAGCCCTACTTATTTTATCTTAATCACAAGTAAATTGGAAATCGGTGCATATTGCTTTAGAATTGACAAAGTTTATAggatattttaatattaactaATATATAGGTTTTGGGGTTTATATGACGGCATGAAAACAATTGCTACTGAGTAATACACATCAAGCAGAAAAAGGCTTTTGTGTGAAGACAGAGATAAAAACGAGTTGGTGAATATTCAATCATTCTATTGACTattttgatgaataaaaatagaataCTTTTTCTTAGCAAAGTGTAGATTTTCTCCTGTGTCTATCCTCTGTGAAAGGAAAATGATTTCTCTTCAGGTTTGTAAGACAAAGGTGACCTTGGAATTATGAAAATTGTATTATGGCTTTGTTTGCAATTCTCTAATAtttattgaccaaaaatgaATCTatttatcaagaaaataatcatcaaaataatcgttagttgcagccctaggaGTGATCAATCCTATCTTTAGTCGTTATAGTATCTGCGATTGCACAAAGGTggaatcaatctttttttattattattatgaacgCGGGCAGCATCTAAATAACTGTGCTGTGTATTTGTAATAAAATCAGTGACGGATCTTTATCATCATACCAGGACTTGGCTTTTCCTTGTTTACCTAAACAAATCTGTCAATCAAACACCATTCTGGAGCTATCCCCGAAATAATATCTCCGTATGTTAATGCAGGTCCGATTCCTCCGACAGTTACTCAAGTCGGAGTGCGAGCAGGAGACGAGGACGCAGACGAAGTGACAGCTACAGGAGCTCGGACCGCCGATCCCGGTAAGATGCTCTGCACCCTGGTGCACCCTGACCGACGTCAGCAAGGTGGCAGCTCTCAGTTTGGCCCAACCTTTTCCTTTATGTTGCTGAATGTTGAGGTTGTGGTTTAACACCAGACCAACTAAGCATTCAGCTAAGTTGTTGTATCTAATTCATGCgagaaaagtaaaatgtatgtcTTTTGCAGGTCGTACCGCTCATCCAGCCGCAGTTCTTCCAGGAGCAGAAGTCACAGTCGCAGCAGTCGGTACAGTTGAGCCTTAGGCAGGTCGGTAGGTTCAAGTCTGCTCGGAGGAAACAAAGCCACAAAGTCTGGATACTGTGCACACACAATAGCAGTTACTGTTATCACAGATTAATTTAATACTGTTCTGACAGTCTTTGAGGAAATTAATGTTAcagaatgtaaataaataaataaacctacTTTACTAACTTACATAAGATAGTTCTTCTTTTAGGGACTGCCACTGCCTAGAGgtataaaaaacaatttctgtGATAAATAATATTAGATGTAAgcttcatatattttatattgtttatatttgtgtattcttttttacttctgtttttaCTACACTGAAATGTACAATTATTGTTCCGTAAGTGTCTAATTCGCTCAGTTCTGATGGGTTTGAGGAGGTAGTTGGTATAGGTTTTGGTTATGgcttaaaaagttttttttttctctaaaagcGTTCTTGTTCAATGAGTGTCTTTGTTCCATTCATGTATTACTTTATAAATATTAACTGCTGTACTCAAAGTATAGTGTATCTGAGTTAGATTTTATTCAAACAGTTATGAATGTTTACACATAATAAATACAACAGCATCTAAGCCTCTGTTTTTCCTCACAATGTACAGTAGATAATTGTACAGAGATGTCAGTTTGTGAACTTTGATCATTTGTACCTCTTCAACAGCGCCATCTGCCTTTTATATAGAATCCACTTTGTCATTAGATGTCATGTAATTAGAAAAATCTGATTAATGCACAACTAAAATTCCACTGACTTCATTTGAATAAGAAACAAGGAAAGAAGACTTAAATTATTAATCAAACTCAAACTAATTTGAAAATTTGGTTTCCTCTTTGCTAATATTTGTGAACCCCTAAAACTCCTTGAGTGTGAGCTCCTATATCTTTCTCCTGGGAGCTTTCATGAGCCGCATGCTAGAAACTAAGAATCATCCGTCAGCTACAGATCCTATTGGATTGCTACAGTGACTGTTCATTTTTATCAGCAAGGGCAAGCAGTGAGTAAATTTACTGCTCAGGCCTATTTGGTATGCTTTTCATACAAATCATACACGTTTGCAGTTTTATAGCAGAATGCATCATGTGCTGCACACAAGGAGGAAATGAATTGATTGGATGCTGTTATATACAgccttttttttagttttcactttttacacaTTGTGGTAAAAATGTTTCACAAGTGACTTGGGGACTTTTGTAAAACGTTAAAgtgtgcatttaaaatgtatgaacacatttgttttgttttttaaatgtgcaagcaAAACTTACAATTCATATCTACACTGAGGTCAAACTGGAACTATAGTAGACAAACCGTGTCTAACCTTTAAATCACTGATACAGGATTGAATTTATGTTTCCTTCAAAACACATGTCCTAGGACCTTTTTTGCTAACAAGCTTCATTTGATTTCAATGCCACAGGTTTATAAGGAAACATGCTTAGCCTCCGACCACAGAAAATAGATGGTATacttttcattgaatttctCCTCTTCAATTCCTCCTTGTCTAACATGTTCAACAGCACAAGATATGCCATATATAACTCTTTGTTTACACATCCACATACTATGGCTTGGATTTAAAACCTcttaatgtgaaatgtgtttaatattCCTGTGAGTCTGTGAGTACAGCTTCTCTGTACACACTAATATTGTGGGCTCGGCTGAGTCCTGGACATGAAGTGATGAATGGTTCCTGCTCCAGGTTGCGATCAATTTTCCCCCCACCTTGTTATGAGCGTATTGACTTCTGCTCCGTACAGTCTGCTCAGGAGTGAGCGATGACAGTGGGGTTCAAGACAAGGTTGAATTACTAACTGGGCTGAGTGGGTAACTGCCCCGGGGTCCCAGACCCTCAGGAGGCATTAAGGCTCCAAGTTTTGTGTCAGAAAATGACCAACCAACTGTTCTCAAAAGTGATCgtttaagtcatttttcaagcaaatttgcacacatttacaatggtaaactgaatatatttgtgttttggactaTTAAACCAAACAAGATATTTGAAGACTTCTTGATCTCAAGATTTCACTATTTCCCTTATGTTTTAGAGGCCACAATTAATggattaatcaaaaaaataaactgcagattaaccaataattaaaacaaattttagtGGCATCCCTAGTGGCATATACAATGTATTGGAGTTcaaagtcagaattttgagaaaaaagacaaaactcaATAAGAAAAaattcacatgtggccctactCCTCTTTGGTCTATTTAGGTTGTTGTTATTTGGTTTGTAATACTGTATGCAACAGTAAAACATTATGAACTGAAATGATAAGA includes the following:
- the nktr gene encoding NK-tumor recognition protein isoform X3 gives rise to the protein MANRGKDTNGSQFFITTRTAPHLDGVHVVFGLVISGFEVIKKVEGLKTDSASRPYADVRVIDCGQLITKSANDVLESKRKRTSDSSDSSLDSHDSSSQFSSSGGSENESDEKQKHHKHKGHAKSKRSKKKRRESKKEKNIDVLPSFHSPVEREMMQGDDEGEEEKEQSGRREKPVVRPEEIPPVPENRFLLRRDMPSQEDKTEIVEKEETSLATDQKPAVSKSGRKIKGRGTMRYHTPTRSKSRSASVEERGSSETPPHWKEEMKRTKVYQPPSIERWSKGDKLNDHSSCRWEDRSDSAWSRSAEHSSDRSSERSSLHRQHKKEKKKAKHKKKAKKRKHGKKKSSKNKPQMPRLSSVGERSGSSERKSRRSRSLSRSSSNQHHSSTRRRQRSSLSFRDSRSYSRSYTSSQSRSRGRSRSYSRSRSLSRSRSRSLSRSRSQSYSRSRSRSRYRSRSLSPPRKKSPSRSQRKRKASKPNADAMMSEKLPESKVKPVHRLSSVPTTESVPVIPMSDSPPPSRWKPGQKPWKPSYIHIQEIKAKVASSSSTVQTVASVTEKASVKPKVLPGDSESHKSAGRSHSRSSRSKSCSRSYSRSKSKSYSRSRSRSPHQYNSRSSSISKPDSENAQKTCVNKRSSLDKEWKEYYSSLRRIKNLDKYISLPSSQDAQSASEKEHSPDISVSGRSGSLEKGGSQDQETKHYSSMLPESFNSKSEWDSDSDKVGQSNSAKQKQAVQSSKSLDKKVSAPTGWNSESDSENITARTLAISEKEEGEASSESEYETIKKTSEAVTVLERKTAAAASGQPEESGEKAAEPEKHRSKKKAKRKHKHKRRSENKSSSHHSKDKGKRLKRQHQKLKESFHWQPPLEFGEEEEEDESKREKHSPGRVVKERPGLGIVSKKMTSEKEQPQQSAKECINKNPKHTDPHLQSSNRNGANLPKEQESLDDMDICTPEHDAEIVEPLHTLDAYYNSPELTLKSTSKSSDMASGDRALPPSKEQPSVTSTTTAGLQEEAATGQPVGTVIHFKWRPLKGMSALQNLNVPPVTTKNVQLQENQTPNQQGVRMEIKSKSRVRPGSLFDEVRKTARLYQRPRNQESSSEERSTSVGNTRGTSRTRSQKKSRSISSHRSRSRGWSHSYSRSRSRSRSSSSSTRSRSRSLRRRGRGRSRSRSSTYRSYRSHSRTYSRSHSRSRSHHRRRRSRSDSSDSYSSRSASRRRGRRRSDSYRSSDRRSRSYRSSSRSSSRSRSHSRSSRYS